A section of the Flavobacterium sp. CG_23.5 genome encodes:
- a CDS encoding KTSC domain-containing protein, with amino-acid sequence MKKIVEYRKLLNVDKTAELKDLKTIYRNAMKEAHPDKFQGDEAGLKAAEENSKKIIEAYHFLVSINPETLKQNLPEYTETIATATISDYKFVEGRLIINFSNGSVYEYISVPKATYVKMVNADSPGRFAKRHILNSFTWRKTINQD; translated from the coding sequence ATGAAAAAAATAGTTGAATACCGCAAACTGCTAAATGTAGACAAAACTGCAGAGCTTAAAGATTTGAAAACAATTTACCGTAACGCTATGAAAGAGGCGCATCCTGACAAATTTCAGGGCGACGAAGCTGGATTAAAAGCGGCGGAAGAAAATAGTAAAAAAATTATTGAAGCGTATCATTTCTTGGTAAGCATCAATCCAGAAACGCTAAAACAAAACTTACCAGAATATACAGAAACAATTGCTACCGCAACAATTTCAGATTATAAGTTTGTTGAAGGTAGATTAATTATAAACTTTTCTAATGGTAGTGTATACGAATATATTAGTGTTCCAAAAGCAACTTATGTGAAAATGGTTAATGCAGATTCTCCTGGAAGATTTGCAAAAAGACATATTCTTAATTCTTTTACTTGGAGAAAAACAATTAACCAAGATTAA
- a CDS encoding response regulator — MRKKTIWVIDDDAIYQIIVNKIIQKSEMFSAISSFKNGKEAIDVVTNSLNNCESLPDIILLDINMPIMDGWEFMEELETLKSSITKQIIVYIVSSSIAIEDKNKSKTYPDILGYLSKPININDLVLIASND; from the coding sequence ATGAGAAAAAAAACTATCTGGGTTATAGATGATGATGCTATTTACCAAATCATCGTCAATAAAATTATACAAAAATCTGAGATGTTCTCCGCTATTTCATCTTTCAAAAATGGCAAAGAAGCAATAGATGTTGTAACAAATTCATTAAATAACTGTGAATCACTTCCTGATATAATATTGCTCGATATTAACATGCCTATTATGGATGGGTGGGAATTTATGGAAGAATTAGAGACTTTAAAATCATCAATTACTAAACAAATTATTGTTTATATTGTAAGCTCCTCAATTGCAATAGAAGATAAAAACAAATCAAAAACGTACCCCGATATATTGGGATATTTATCAAAACCTATAAACATAAATGATTTAGTATTAATTGCCTCAAATGATTAA
- a CDS encoding DUF4369 domain-containing protein: MKKIILLLSATVVLISCSKVGKGEYLISGTATGIENGKTIILQTQNENGQGMIAKDTVKVENGKFEMKGKITEPSFYTIQLEGAQAPLPFILENGEVTIAINKDSVQNSKVSGTYNNDEYVTFNKDITKVQKKLVDFQSKNMQAMNAAQQSKDTVVINGLMKEFSKIQLEVGEASKAKYVAYAETHPKSFISALIIQGMLNDPTADVKKSEKIFNSLDESLKSTKPGKAIKTRLAELKSPAMGATPPMAPAAPAAEAK, translated from the coding sequence ATGAAAAAAATAATTTTATTACTTTCGGCTACTGTTGTTTTAATTTCTTGTAGCAAAGTTGGCAAAGGTGAATACCTAATTTCAGGGACTGCAACAGGAATTGAAAATGGTAAAACTATCATTCTACAAACTCAAAATGAAAATGGTCAAGGAATGATTGCAAAAGATACTGTAAAAGTTGAAAATGGCAAATTTGAAATGAAAGGAAAAATTACAGAACCATCCTTTTATACTATTCAATTAGAAGGTGCACAAGCTCCATTGCCATTCATTTTAGAAAATGGAGAAGTTACTATCGCAATAAATAAGGATAGTGTCCAAAATTCTAAAGTTTCAGGAACATATAACAATGATGAATATGTGACTTTCAATAAGGACATTACTAAAGTTCAAAAGAAATTAGTGGATTTCCAAAGCAAAAACATGCAAGCAATGAACGCTGCTCAACAATCCAAAGATACTGTTGTAATCAATGGATTAATGAAAGAGTTTTCTAAGATTCAACTTGAAGTTGGAGAAGCTTCAAAAGCTAAATATGTAGCTTATGCTGAAACTCACCCAAAATCATTTATTTCTGCTTTAATCATCCAAGGAATGTTAAACGATCCTACTGCCGATGTTAAAAAATCAGAAAAAATATTCAATAGTTTAGATGAGTCTTTAAAAAGTACTAAACCAGGTAAAGCAATTAAAACAAGACTTGCTGAATTGAAATCTCCTGCAATGGGAGCGACTCCACCAATGGCGCCTGCTGCTCCTGCAGCTGAAGCTAAATGA
- a CDS encoding rhomboid family intramembrane serine protease, whose amino-acid sequence MDVILIGIIVANVLISYKGFNDLSFFRKYEFHVGSIRAGEQIRMVSSGFLHVDMTHLIFNMMTLYFFAPVVIGYLGGLSFVLVYAASLVFGSLLTMLLHKNDYSYRAVGASGAVTGVLYSAILLQPDMMLGLFFVIPIPAYLFGILYLLYSIYGMRAKNDNIGHTAHFGGAIGGYVITLIKEPQLFVDHTLMVVLLAIPIVILFVMEKMGKL is encoded by the coding sequence ATGGATGTTATTTTAATAGGAATAATTGTTGCCAATGTTTTAATAAGTTACAAAGGTTTTAATGACCTTTCTTTTTTTAGAAAGTATGAATTTCATGTTGGTAGCATTCGTGCTGGCGAACAAATTAGAATGGTTTCCTCTGGTTTTTTGCATGTGGATATGACCCATTTAATTTTTAACATGATGACTCTTTATTTTTTTGCTCCTGTAGTGATTGGATATTTAGGTGGTTTATCATTTGTTTTGGTCTATGCCGCAAGTTTGGTTTTCGGAAGTCTGTTAACCATGCTTTTGCATAAAAACGATTATAGTTATAGAGCCGTAGGAGCATCGGGTGCGGTTACTGGTGTTTTATATTCGGCAATTTTATTGCAACCGGATATGATGCTGGGTTTGTTTTTTGTAATTCCTATTCCAGCTTATCTTTTTGGAATCCTTTATTTATTGTATTCTATTTACGGCATGAGGGCCAAGAATGACAATATTGGTCACACGGCCCATTTTGGAGGTGCTATTGGAGGTTATGTGATCACACTGATAAAAGAACCGCAATTATTCGTAGATCATACCTTAATGGTAGTTTTATTAGCTATTCCTATTGTTATTCTTTTTGTAATGGAAAAAATGGGAAAATTATAA
- a CDS encoding SIMPL domain-containing protein, translating into MKKAALILSILFLTMSYGQEIKQIPQITVNGEGKVKVVPDQATILATIETKGNNAKDVKRDNDQKMEAVLKFIKSMNLNPADYRTQRVSLNPQYDYEKKKHSYNATQTVEILLKDLSKYDGLMDGLVEQGINRIDNVTFQSSKLAQYQSEARKLAMKEAKMKAEDYVSVLGQKVGRAMTISDNSQPYYPQPVYMAMKSAEMSDMKAPRETLALGEINITSNVSVSFILE; encoded by the coding sequence ATGAAAAAAGCAGCACTAATTCTATCGATTCTATTTCTGACGATGTCTTATGGTCAAGAAATTAAACAAATTCCACAAATCACTGTAAACGGAGAAGGAAAAGTTAAAGTAGTGCCAGATCAGGCTACGATTTTAGCTACCATTGAAACTAAGGGAAATAATGCCAAAGATGTTAAAAGGGATAATGACCAAAAAATGGAGGCGGTTTTAAAGTTTATAAAAAGTATGAATTTAAATCCCGCTGATTATAGAACCCAACGCGTGTCTTTGAATCCGCAATACGATTATGAAAAAAAGAAACACAGCTATAATGCAACGCAAACTGTTGAAATTTTATTAAAAGATTTATCAAAATATGATGGGTTGATGGACGGTTTAGTAGAGCAAGGAATAAACAGAATAGACAATGTGACTTTTCAATCTTCAAAATTAGCGCAGTACCAATCAGAAGCCAGAAAGTTAGCCATGAAAGAGGCCAAAATGAAAGCGGAGGACTATGTTTCTGTTTTAGGACAAAAAGTAGGTCGTGCTATGACTATATCGGATAATTCACAACCGTATTACCCACAGCCTGTTTATATGGCCATGAAATCAGCTGAAATGAGCGATATGAAAGCTCCAAGAGAAACTCTTGCACTAGGAGAAATCAACATTACTTCAAATGTTAGTGTGAGTTTTATTTTAGAATAG